The following proteins are encoded in a genomic region of Blastopirellula marina:
- a CDS encoding tetratricopeptide repeat protein, with protein MTRNVIACGLLSCLSLLLTTVVTQEAAAQDTVLTELYGRGVHAYFRGDFPEAQKLLDTVVDQGTSDPRVYYFLGLADHQMGEEDKAKANFTKGAELELDQSQVYPVSKALERVQGSERLLLEEYREKVRTAVYLQKKKEEKALFEARKMAEEDVLRSRAKRASAGVNVDVPSSDETDPFGSPGAAALPEMPAPVEATETETAPAASGANPFGSPMPEVTETPAGDPFGGAPSTSEDPFGGSPMPGVTNPSEDPFGGSPTTPGAGDPFGAAPVNPPAPTTIPAAPANDPFGAPPGGATPAEQDAVLPPDAAEAMGGGSPNPVTEAISAIGGALIPSVKVPSVPGVTGPAGGPAMPASDGFPPAGEMPMSDPFGGSAPPSGNTPAPSNDPFGGPMPQPMGDPFGASAPPASAPGNDPFGEEKPVPKPAGGDPFGGSAPPSDDPFGAPPASTEDEPVMPLQPMGETPSNDPFGAAPSSSEDEPVMPLTPMGEAPANDPFGAAPASSEEEPVMPLPENDPFGDN; from the coding sequence ATGACGAGGAACGTTATCGCCTGCGGGCTATTGTCCTGCCTAAGTCTGCTGCTAACCACCGTGGTAACACAAGAGGCTGCAGCGCAAGACACCGTTTTGACGGAACTGTACGGTCGCGGCGTACATGCCTACTTCCGCGGCGATTTCCCAGAAGCTCAGAAACTTCTGGACACTGTGGTCGACCAAGGCACGTCCGATCCGCGCGTCTACTACTTCCTTGGTTTGGCCGATCACCAGATGGGCGAAGAAGATAAGGCCAAGGCCAACTTCACCAAGGGTGCCGAACTGGAACTCGATCAATCGCAGGTTTACCCGGTCAGCAAAGCATTGGAACGCGTTCAGGGTTCCGAGCGTTTGCTGCTGGAAGAGTACCGCGAAAAGGTTCGTACGGCCGTTTATTTGCAGAAAAAGAAAGAAGAAAAAGCCCTCTTCGAAGCTCGTAAGATGGCGGAGGAAGATGTTCTTCGTAGCCGTGCTAAACGAGCCTCGGCAGGCGTGAATGTTGATGTTCCTTCCTCGGATGAAACAGACCCATTTGGTTCGCCAGGTGCCGCAGCGTTGCCAGAGATGCCTGCTCCGGTTGAAGCGACGGAAACGGAAACCGCACCTGCCGCTTCTGGTGCTAATCCATTCGGGTCTCCAATGCCGGAAGTGACCGAAACCCCAGCTGGAGATCCATTCGGTGGTGCTCCGTCAACGTCGGAAGATCCGTTCGGCGGTAGTCCGATGCCAGGCGTGACCAACCCGAGTGAAGATCCCTTCGGTGGTTCGCCGACTACGCCAGGAGCGGGCGATCCATTTGGCGCGGCTCCAGTAAATCCACCAGCTCCGACGACTATCCCAGCTGCTCCAGCGAATGATCCATTCGGTGCACCTCCCGGGGGAGCTACGCCAGCCGAACAAGATGCTGTTCTTCCTCCCGACGCGGCCGAAGCGATGGGTGGTGGAAGTCCGAATCCGGTCACCGAAGCAATTTCGGCCATTGGTGGTGCGTTGATTCCGAGCGTCAAAGTGCCTTCGGTACCGGGTGTTACCGGTCCTGCCGGTGGCCCAGCGATGCCTGCGAGTGACGGGTTTCCTCCAGCTGGCGAAATGCCAATGAGCGACCCATTTGGTGGATCGGCACCTCCTTCCGGCAACACGCCCGCACCGAGCAATGATCCATTTGGCGGACCGATGCCACAACCAATGGGCGACCCGTTTGGTGCATCCGCTCCTCCTGCGAGTGCTCCGGGCAATGACCCATTTGGTGAAGAAAAGCCCGTTCCGAAGCCGGCGGGTGGTGATCCATTCGGCGGTTCAGCACCTCCTTCTGACGATCCTTTCGGAGCTCCACCAGCTTCAACCGAAGACGAACCTGTCATGCCGTTGCAACCGATGGGTGAAACACCTTCAAACGATCCATTTGGCGCCGCTCCGAGCTCGTCCGAGGACGAGCCGGTGATGCCGCTCACTCCGATGGGCGAAGCTCCGGCCAATGACCCGTTTGGAGCTGCACCAGCTTCTTCGGAAGAAGAGCCAGTCATGCCGCTTCCTGAAAACGATCCGTTTGGCGATAACTAG
- a CDS encoding DUF2237 family protein, which produces MAKNVLGTDLQDCSHEPLTGFFRDGCCNTGADDAGLHLVCAEMTDQFLAFSKHVGNDLSTPHPEWGFPGLKPGNRWCLCALRWKEAFEAGVAPAVVLESTHISTLEFIDLEDLQANSVDV; this is translated from the coding sequence ATGGCCAAAAACGTGCTCGGAACCGATCTGCAAGACTGCAGCCACGAACCGCTGACTGGCTTCTTTCGCGATGGATGCTGTAATACGGGGGCAGACGATGCAGGACTACACTTGGTTTGCGCCGAGATGACCGACCAGTTCCTGGCCTTTTCCAAGCATGTTGGGAATGATCTTTCGACTCCTCATCCAGAATGGGGCTTTCCTGGCCTTAAACCGGGTAATCGCTGGTGTTTATGTGCTCTTCGCTGGAAGGAAGCGTTCGAAGCAGGTGTCGCACCCGCAGTTGTGTTGGAATCGACCCACATCTCTACGCTCGAATTCATTGATTTGGAAGACCTTCAAGCCAACTCGGTCGATGTCTAG
- a CDS encoding HEAT repeat domain-containing protein, with protein MHRTAIITILLGLAGWPASASCEVIELANGGQLNATPVHDSERAKVNQVELEVGQFGTVIVNKDQIRRVESPQVSEDDYFEQASKFADTTGDQWKLAQWCSQNGLDRCFQRHANRVLHLDPNFAPARHALGYQQRGGKWVSQEEIQRERGYIRYDGRWMTVQEAALVAAREKHQQDLIDWALRLRRWRQQLGKSNAPEVQIDFEQETDPDMVPGLISLLGDETNSSLIELYIRVLGRIDSSRARTFLMENAVFQNNPNHRLLCQREVLRYKDPRMVEFYANMLKSYDNRIVNRTAEILAMLDFPTAIGPLASALQTRHIAQHSSRYTYFYTSAQPDRYFDITGPRASYRSLTLEQFLGRSNNAYDTVWVQNFSVHQALKEICDGEDFGYDPAPWKAWYKKAYAPHSPTIRLSRDQ; from the coding sequence TTGCACCGGACTGCTATCATTACGATCTTGCTCGGCCTTGCCGGTTGGCCCGCTAGCGCGTCGTGTGAAGTCATCGAACTAGCCAACGGCGGACAGCTGAATGCCACGCCGGTGCACGATTCCGAGCGGGCGAAAGTGAATCAGGTAGAACTGGAAGTTGGGCAATTTGGCACGGTGATCGTCAACAAGGACCAGATCCGCCGCGTTGAATCACCGCAAGTCTCGGAAGACGACTACTTCGAGCAGGCCAGCAAGTTCGCCGACACCACGGGTGATCAATGGAAACTCGCTCAGTGGTGCAGTCAAAACGGCTTAGATCGCTGTTTTCAACGGCACGCGAATCGGGTTCTGCATCTCGATCCCAACTTCGCACCGGCAAGACATGCCCTGGGATATCAGCAGCGAGGCGGAAAATGGGTAAGCCAGGAAGAGATCCAGCGTGAACGGGGCTATATCCGCTATGACGGTCGGTGGATGACAGTTCAGGAGGCAGCGCTGGTCGCTGCACGCGAAAAACACCAGCAAGACTTGATCGACTGGGCATTACGCCTACGGCGGTGGCGGCAGCAGTTAGGGAAAAGTAACGCCCCAGAAGTGCAAATTGATTTTGAGCAGGAAACCGATCCCGACATGGTACCGGGCCTGATCAGTTTGCTGGGCGATGAAACCAATTCGAGCTTGATCGAGCTCTATATCCGCGTTCTTGGTCGAATCGATAGTTCTCGTGCTCGGACCTTCCTCATGGAGAACGCCGTCTTTCAGAACAACCCAAATCATCGCCTGCTCTGCCAACGAGAGGTCCTACGGTACAAAGATCCACGGATGGTTGAGTTCTATGCCAACATGTTGAAAAGCTACGACAATCGGATCGTGAATCGTACCGCCGAGATTCTCGCGATGTTAGATTTCCCCACCGCCATCGGACCACTTGCCAGCGCCCTGCAGACCAGACACATTGCTCAGCATTCGTCACGATACACGTACTTTTATACGTCGGCACAGCCAGATCGTTACTTCGATATCACGGGGCCACGAGCTTCGTATCGCTCGCTAACGCTCGAGCAATTTCTTGGCCGAAGTAACAATGCCTACGACACTGTCTGGGTGCAAAACTTCAGCGTGCACCAAGCGTTAAAAGAAATCTGCGACGGAGAAGACTTCGGCTACGACCCTGCCCCCTGGAAGGCTTGGTACAAGAAGGCATATGCCCCTCATTCGCCGACAATTCGTCTTTCGCGTGATCAATAA
- a CDS encoding endonuclease/exonuclease/phosphatase family protein, translating into MKRVSALLLAILAGGGAWFFFQNYQIVGLENLVVVPRNAAAAPEGPGDAVPGTVPTMARKQDSIRVASFNIQVFGETKSGKPEVMARLAEIIRQFDVVAIQEIRCKDDGLIPRFVELINSTGRHYDFVIGPRLGRTQSKEQFAYIFDTASLQVDRSQVYTVQDPLDVLHREPLVAWFRVRGPDPSQAFTFTLVNVHVDPDEVDQEMNVMDDVFRAVRDDPRREDDVILLGDFNANESKMGQLATIPGINWAISGLTTNTRGTELYDNIFMQRTATSEYTGRSGVFDFLRQYNLTLAEGLEISDHLPVWAEFSIYEGGAAQPVATLPQEKR; encoded by the coding sequence GTGAAACGAGTTAGTGCCTTGCTGTTGGCCATCCTTGCTGGTGGTGGCGCTTGGTTCTTCTTTCAGAACTATCAGATCGTCGGGCTTGAAAACCTGGTGGTGGTGCCGCGCAATGCAGCAGCCGCGCCGGAGGGGCCCGGCGATGCCGTGCCGGGAACAGTTCCCACGATGGCACGCAAGCAAGACTCGATTCGCGTCGCATCGTTCAATATTCAAGTCTTCGGAGAAACCAAGTCTGGAAAGCCAGAGGTGATGGCTCGTCTCGCGGAGATCATTCGCCAATTCGATGTTGTCGCGATCCAAGAGATCCGTTGTAAAGATGACGGCTTGATTCCTCGATTCGTCGAGCTCATTAACTCGACCGGCAGGCACTACGATTTTGTCATCGGGCCTCGTCTTGGTCGTACGCAAAGTAAAGAACAATTCGCCTACATCTTCGATACTGCGAGTCTCCAAGTCGATCGTTCTCAGGTTTACACCGTGCAAGATCCGCTGGATGTACTGCATCGCGAACCTCTCGTTGCGTGGTTCCGTGTGCGTGGGCCAGACCCGAGTCAGGCGTTCACCTTCACGCTGGTCAACGTTCATGTTGATCCCGACGAGGTCGACCAGGAAATGAACGTGATGGACGATGTTTTCCGCGCCGTTCGGGATGATCCTCGCCGAGAAGACGACGTGATATTGCTGGGGGATTTCAATGCTAACGAATCGAAGATGGGCCAGCTCGCAACCATCCCAGGCATCAATTGGGCAATCAGCGGCTTAACCACAAATACCCGCGGTACCGAGCTGTACGACAACATCTTTATGCAGCGAACCGCGACCAGCGAGTACACCGGCCGCAGTGGCGTGTTCGACTTCCTACGCCAATACAATCTCACGTTAGCTGAAGGTCTGGAGATTTCGGACCATCTGCCAGTCTGGGCTGAGTTCAGCATTTATGAAGGCGGTGCCGCCCAGCCGGTGGCAACCTTACCTCAAGAAAAACGTTAG
- a CDS encoding HEAT repeat domain-containing protein, whose amino-acid sequence MNKPDILGQQLQALNQLRSNMAAPETRSQLIKALQDSSNRIIERAGELIAETEDGSFAPDLIKAYRRLKRNPLKKDPGCLAKTAIMKALVQIEYSDPDLFRDGIATQQLEPHWQGERDSAAELRGISAIGMIHFVPTLEVLNHCAMLLVDPWPEARLGAAQALGALRQPEAGPLLRMKLKLADAQAEVHGECCSAFLKIEQATGLDFLKQFLSSDDADVCVQTALALGEANLPGTFDLLRDTWGHRVELGVRESLLLCIGLLRSSDSQDFLLSLIHARDLRTAADAVKALRLNGEVEGIRQRTEAAVEATGSNELQRLFQTEWR is encoded by the coding sequence ATGAACAAACCCGACATCCTTGGTCAGCAATTGCAAGCTTTGAATCAACTGCGGTCGAATATGGCCGCGCCGGAAACACGCTCTCAGTTGATTAAGGCTCTGCAAGATTCCTCGAATCGAATCATCGAGCGTGCCGGCGAATTGATTGCTGAAACCGAAGACGGCTCCTTCGCTCCGGATTTGATCAAGGCGTATCGGCGACTCAAACGCAATCCTTTGAAAAAAGATCCTGGTTGCCTCGCCAAGACCGCCATCATGAAAGCGTTGGTTCAGATCGAGTATTCCGATCCCGACCTCTTTCGTGACGGTATTGCAACGCAACAGCTCGAACCACATTGGCAAGGGGAACGCGATTCAGCCGCCGAGTTGCGGGGGATCAGCGCAATCGGAATGATCCATTTTGTACCGACGCTAGAAGTCTTGAATCACTGTGCGATGTTGCTGGTTGATCCATGGCCGGAAGCTCGCTTAGGTGCTGCCCAAGCGTTAGGTGCATTACGACAGCCTGAGGCGGGACCGCTGCTACGCATGAAGTTGAAACTCGCGGATGCCCAAGCCGAAGTGCATGGCGAATGCTGTTCCGCCTTTCTGAAAATTGAGCAGGCGACAGGACTTGATTTCCTGAAGCAGTTTCTGAGTTCAGACGATGCCGACGTGTGCGTGCAAACCGCGCTCGCTCTGGGAGAGGCGAATCTACCTGGAACGTTCGATCTGCTACGTGATACCTGGGGGCACCGAGTCGAACTGGGTGTTCGCGAGAGCCTATTGCTTTGCATCGGCCTGTTGCGTTCGAGCGACTCGCAAGACTTTTTACTTTCGCTGATCCATGCCCGCGATCTGCGAACGGCGGCTGATGCGGTGAAGGCACTGCGGCTGAACGGCGAAGTGGAAGGGATTCGTCAGCGGACAGAAGCGGCCGTCGAGGCAACCGGCAGCAACGAACTTCAACGCCTGTTTCAAACGGAGTGGAGATAA